The sequence CCTCTAAAAACACTCCCCCTTTCATTGTCTTCCCAAATGCATGAAACCGGTAAAAGTAGAATTTAGTTACATGCTCGACGCTAAGCTTCCAAATATACAGTGACAAGATAACGGAAAGTAAGACTATTTTCTACGAATCTTTCAATAGTGGACGGAGAATTGAAGATTGGCTCGATTAGGTAAAGAAATGAGAGCTCAAGTAAATAATTCAGCTTGCTTTGGTAACAAATAATTAATGGAGCGTATCTTTAACATTGTTTTTGAACGTCAAAATGGAATACAGTATGAATCGCTTGGCGAAAGAAATTGATATAAATCAACGAGGCAATCGATCGACCTCGTCACTGCATGCTTCGCCATCTCCTCTACCTGTTGGCCAATGAAGACTGAAGTAGTGATCGTCGGTGCCGGGCCTTCCGGTTTGGCCACCGCTGCATGCCTCAGTGTTCTCTCTATTCCCTACGTGGTGCTCGAGAGGGAGGCCTGCAGTGCGTCGCTGTGGAAGCTTCGGACCTACGATCGTGTGAAGCTTCATTTGGCCAAGCGGTTCTGCGAGCTGCCGCACATGCCGATCCCCAGAAACGCCCCGACCTTCGTCCCCAAGAATCAGTTCATCCAGTACTTGGACGCTTACGTCGAACGTTTCAACATCAACCCCGTTTACTCCACTCACGTCGAGCTCGCCTCCTACGACGAAGCCAGCAAGACCTGGCGCGTCATGGCGAGGAACGCGCTGACCGATCAGGTCGAGGAGTACAGGAGTCGGTTCTTGGTGGTGGCTTCCGGCGAGAACACCGAAGGGTTCATCCCGGACCTCCCCGGCCTGCAGACCTTCTCCGGGAAAATCCTCCACTCGTCGTCCTACAAGTCGGGCAGACCCTACACCAGCAAGAAAGTCCTCGTCGTCGGAAGTGGCAATTCCGGGATGGAGATAGCTTATGATCTGGCGGAACACGAAGCGAGGACTTCCATAGTCATCAACAGCCCGGTATCACACATCGTCATCTTGTTGTATATGCAAAGATCTAGACGGCATGCATTAATAACATGTGGAATTCATGCGCAGCTTCATGTGGTGACCAAGGAGATGATACATATGGCGATGGTCATGCTGGGTTATCTCCCTGTAAGTGTGGTGGATGCATTAGTTGTCCTTCTGTCCAAGTTGAAGTACGGAGACTTGTCCACGTACGGCATTGTTAGACCAAGCTTGGGGCCGATGCGCCTCAAGGCCGTCACCGGAAGGTCATCCGTTATCGACGTCGGGACCATCGAAAAGATCAAGACGGGAGAGATCGAGGTAAACACAAACATTTGGATGAGCTTTACGAGAATacatctctcctctctcctcctcgTCTAATGACGTGTATCAGCTAAATGTATGTGTTGTTTTTGACGATGTAAAGGTGGTGAAGGGGGTAACCAACATCAGAGGAAATGAGGTTGAGTTCGAAGATGGCAAATCATACCATTTCGATGCTATAGTCTTTGCCACCGGCTTCAGAACCAATCCCGGGAAATGGCTACAGGTAAACATGCAGTCCGACTGCAGCTTTTTAGTTGGCAGGACTTCGTTTCATCTCTATGTTCAAGATTTTGTCCCAAAATGCTAATAAGTTTCGGTAATTCGTAGGAGTGATAATTAGAAAGAATGCAAATTCTTAATTTCCATTCCTCAATAATCTTTAACCtttataaataatcattttataAAAGTTAagtcttaacttaatttataatTAGGATTCATAATTTTATTAGAACTCTCAAAACTATCTAATTTAACTACAAAATTTGATTTCCCAACAACTTTATGTTATCTCTGTTAATATAGTCAACAAATCCAACATTCTCCAAAAAAAGACATAATAACTTTGTAATATATGTCATGAAAATCCAAAATAACTTTTCACGGTCTTATATTATGTTTCAATTAGTTTGAAAACCTCAATCTACCTTGAATCAATCTTCAAACGATTCTTTGAAACTAATATAACTAAAATCATAAGTATCCAACACctttatttttttgaatattcATCTTCCTAAAACTTCAATAATAATGTGTTTTTTGTTAGTATAAGCAACATCTCAATCTTTACACCTAAGATGTCGGTCCGGTGCTCATGTACCAAATCTACTTACTAAAGATTATAGATTCGAAACCTAATCCAATGTATTTTACAACGTAAGATTAATATGTTAAAGGTGCAATGATCGATGATTTGAAACTTCATTCGACTTATTTCTACACACACATAAGATTGATTATGTCCTGATTTAATTTATTAAGAGTTAATTCCATTGGGATTGTCAAAAGTAGAAGCTAACATTTTGCTGgaacataaaattaaatataCTATTCCAGTAAGTACTTGCAAGTGTTGAAAACATATGTTACTGGCATTGCTGCAGGATGCTGATTCATTCATAGGCGAAGAAGGGTTTCCCAGACAAAAGTTTCCAAATCACTGGAAGGGAAGGAATGATCTCTACTTTGTAGGTTTTGGTAGAAGTGGGTTGGCCGGTTGTTCGACGGACGCTCAAAACGCTGCCGATGACATCGCCAGAAAGAGAACAACAGTTTCTTATTCTTCACAGAGATAATGATGAATAAGAAACAATGTCGGTCTGTAGTTTCGTTGAGCACCATGATATATCATAAGCTCTATTGGGATTCGCGTGATCCTACATCTGTCTATGCTTTTGATTTTATCTGCGAAGACAATAACAAATCATTAGTTTAGAGACAAATACATCGACTGGTGGTTTGTGTCATATCGACTACCCCCCCTTTAATGTTAACaatcttaaatatataaatataaatatgaatataaatCAGCCTTAGCtatcttttgtttgtttatcaccaATTTTAAATGAGTTTCCTTTCCCATGAATGTTACACTTGAAAGGCATAATATATAGGCGTATATACAAAGGAAATCTGATCATTTGGAGGAGCGGGAAGAAGGTTAGCTTAGCTTCTCACTGATCACTCCAACAACTGATCCAAAGAAGGCAAATATGCTAACAAGCAAGCAGACAACACTGAACATCTGAAGAAGAACCCATTTCTTCGTCCAAGCTCTTATCTTCTTCTGCACAAGGTACATCTCCACGGGGAAGTACACGGCCAGGGGCCAGAAGCCGAAGGCTCCCAACAGCCCCAACACCTGATTGAAGTAGGGAAAGAACATGGCGAGGCCTGTTGTGGTCGCCACGTACACTGTTCTAAAGCACAGCCGGAACAGATTCGTTCTGCACGGTGGCAACAATGGCAACCGGATCGTGTACAGCTTGTTCACGAACCCACTGTTGGGGAACCTCCCTGCAGCCAATCTCTCCACGAAACAGAACACTGGCTGGCAGTAAACCTAACAAAACCAAAGCAGAAGCTTCGTCAGCAGATGGATAACGCTAATAATCTAAGCTCCGGCGAAGAAGAGAGATGATCACCTGATAGCCTCCCACGAGGTGGAGGACAATGCAAGCATTGGCGAAGTCGATGAGCCAGTAGGGTTCGTAAAAGCCAAATCCTGTCAAGAGGTTTCCCGGAGTGTCATTGCCGAAGGCGGCGTAGCCGAAACAGCCGCAGCAGAGGTAGAAGGATGTGGTGATAAAAATGGAGGTCATGGATGCTTTCTTCATCGTTTGGTTCTCCGGCGGCGGCGATTTCAGTGTATCCTTGGAACAGTAATGTTTCGGATAGTAGCGTGTATTTATGACTCACAGAATCAAGCAATGAAGGTGGGAAATGACTGTCACCTCTATTTCAAAGAGAATAATCGAGTATGGGTAGGCAaatgctatgtctcccagcgcttGAGAAACCCGCCACACTTTCTGTGATGTAGATGCCATGGGAATGCCTCCGATCCCACCTTTTATTGTTCCATCTCCTGCGGATCAGAGTGACACAGGAACTCACTCGTCAGTAATCATTCAACGAGGGTTGGCATGCACCATGAGGCTGAAGCTAGATCTGTGATCTAATTAATATCTTACTGTTC comes from Musa acuminata AAA Group cultivar baxijiao chromosome BXJ3-3, Cavendish_Baxijiao_AAA, whole genome shotgun sequence and encodes:
- the LOC135633181 gene encoding probable amino acid permease 7 isoform X1, which translates into the protein MAGEEEEGSSPLLLKLPKASEEQEEHVNRSGTIWTAIAHIITAVIGAGVLSLAWSMAQLGWIAGPIVMVLFAAVTLIQSTLLADCYRTPDPEHGHLRNRHYMDAVRLFLGERSVWICGFLQQLSLYGAGLAYTITAATSMRAIQKSDCYHREGRNAACSYGESFYMLLFGVVQIVFSQIPGFHEMAWLSIFAAIMSFSYSFIGFALGLAKVIGDGTIKGGIGGIPMASTSQKVWRVSQALGDIAFAYPYSIILFEIEDTLKSPPPENQTMKKASMTSIFITTSFYLCCGCFGYAAFGNDTPGNLLTGFGFYEPYWLIDFANACIVLHLVGGYQVYCQPVFCFVERLAAGRFPNSGFVNKLYTIRLPLLPPCRTNLFRLCFRTVYVATTTGLAMFFPYFNQVLGLLGAFGFWPLAVYFPVEMYLVQKKIRAWTKKWVLLQMFSVVCLLVSIFAFFGSVVGVISEKLS
- the LOC135633889 gene encoding probable indole-3-pyruvate monooxygenase YUCCA10; translated protein: MKTEVVIVGAGPSGLATAACLSVLSIPYVVLEREACSASLWKLRTYDRVKLHLAKRFCELPHMPIPRNAPTFVPKNQFIQYLDAYVERFNINPVYSTHVELASYDEASKTWRVMARNALTDQVEEYRSRFLVVASGENTEGFIPDLPGLQTFSGKILHSSSYKSGRPYTSKKVLVVGSGNSGMEIAYDLAEHEARTSIVINSPLHVVTKEMIHMAMVMLGYLPVSVVDALVVLLSKLKYGDLSTYGIVRPSLGPMRLKAVTGRSSVIDVGTIEKIKTGEIEVVKGVTNIRGNEVEFEDGKSYHFDAIVFATGFRTNPGKWLQDADSFIGEEGFPRQKFPNHWKGRNDLYFVGFGRSGLAGCSTDAQNAADDIARKRTTVSYSSQR
- the LOC135633181 gene encoding probable amino acid permease 7 isoform X2 — encoded protein: MAQLGWIAGPIVMVLFAAVTLIQSTLLADCYRTPDPEHGHLRNRHYMDAVRLFLGERSVWICGFLQQLSLYGAGLAYTITAATSMRAIQKSDCYHREGRNAACSYGESFYMLLFGVVQIVFSQIPGFHEMAWLSIFAAIMSFSYSFIGFALGLAKVIGDGTIKGGIGGIPMASTSQKVWRVSQALGDIAFAYPYSIILFEIEDTLKSPPPENQTMKKASMTSIFITTSFYLCCGCFGYAAFGNDTPGNLLTGFGFYEPYWLIDFANACIVLHLVGGYQVYCQPVFCFVERLAAGRFPNSGFVNKLYTIRLPLLPPCRTNLFRLCFRTVYVATTTGLAMFFPYFNQVLGLLGAFGFWPLAVYFPVEMYLVQKKIRAWTKKWVLLQMFSVVCLLVSIFAFFGSVVGVISEKLS